The following are encoded together in the Pectobacterium wasabiae CFBP 3304 genome:
- a CDS encoding BMC domain-containing protein has translation MSGQSLGLIETVGLAVAIEAADAAMKSANVELVGYELTKGGGLVTVKLAGEVGAMNAAVAAGVAAAHRIGSVYAWKVIARTATGIHRLIASEETNGVAPQDSAIPSPEKEAPVAEHKEDVIPTVNIEPVVLSADCTDRDNHVATDTPAHTQPSIESESTQNENSTAPKISPESVAQDNKKSARARTKNPRG, from the coding sequence ATGTCCGGGCAGAGTTTAGGCTTAATTGAAACCGTGGGCTTAGCGGTGGCTATCGAAGCCGCCGATGCCGCAATGAAATCGGCTAATGTCGAACTGGTCGGATACGAGCTGACGAAAGGCGGCGGATTGGTGACAGTGAAACTGGCAGGTGAGGTCGGCGCAATGAATGCTGCCGTCGCCGCAGGTGTCGCCGCCGCTCACCGGATTGGTAGCGTCTATGCATGGAAAGTCATTGCGCGTACCGCAACAGGCATCCATCGTCTGATTGCATCCGAGGAAACCAATGGCGTCGCTCCGCAAGACTCCGCAATACCGTCTCCTGAAAAGGAAGCGCCAGTTGCTGAACATAAAGAGGACGTGATTCCGACTGTCAATATCGAACCGGTGGTATTAAGCGCTGATTGTACAGATCGGGACAACCACGTTGCTACAGATACACCGGCCCACACTCAGCCTTCAATAGAGAGCGAATCGACGCAGAACGAGAACAGTACAGCGCCCAAGATATCGCCTGAAAGTGTCGCGCAAGACAATAAGAAATCGGCACGAGCTCGCACTAAAAATCCGCGTGGATAA
- a CDS encoding sensor histidine kinase, whose product MKDKYRLHEFLDVDRLQTLQDNFSKSMMIALVIVDQEGVPVTRPSGFSDFCARSRMNETLARHCYDSDSAGGEAAMRAGEPVVYRCYCGFVEFAVPIMINNHYLGAFISGQVKVEEEKEKSIPYILDDNHLWQENPWLLNLHENTQHMPYERFESTAYTLLHVASYLVEQAHANNIQRELRHKEQELTSALRKRVEIERSLHEAEFKALSYQINPHFLFNVLNTIGRLAFLEDSKRTETMVHDFSDMMRYLLRKNNNGLITLGQEINYVNCYMSIQKVRMNDRFDYTFDISDKYNDIVCPFLILQPLVENFFNYVVEPRDTKSHIILRATDDGKDVIIEVTDNGDGISQEDIEHILSGNQNRQKGGIGINNIKNRLQLLFGESYGLKIISPHKPMLGTTIKIRFPLVTA is encoded by the coding sequence ATGAAAGATAAATATAGATTACATGAATTTCTTGATGTCGACCGTTTACAGACCCTTCAGGATAATTTCAGTAAATCAATGATGATTGCGCTTGTGATAGTGGATCAGGAAGGCGTTCCTGTGACACGTCCCAGCGGGTTTTCGGATTTTTGTGCGCGTTCCCGCATGAACGAAACGCTGGCGCGTCATTGTTACGATAGCGATAGCGCGGGGGGCGAAGCAGCAATGCGTGCCGGAGAGCCGGTAGTGTATCGCTGTTACTGCGGTTTCGTGGAGTTTGCTGTGCCGATAATGATTAATAATCATTACCTTGGGGCATTTATTTCAGGCCAGGTTAAGGTTGAAGAAGAGAAAGAGAAAAGTATTCCCTACATTCTGGACGATAACCATCTATGGCAAGAAAACCCCTGGCTGCTCAATTTGCATGAAAACACGCAGCACATGCCCTACGAGCGATTTGAATCCACCGCTTATACCCTTCTCCATGTTGCTTCATATCTGGTTGAACAGGCTCATGCCAATAATATTCAGCGTGAGCTTCGCCATAAGGAACAGGAGCTAACCAGTGCATTACGCAAACGTGTTGAGATTGAGCGATCTTTACATGAAGCGGAATTTAAGGCGCTTTCATACCAAATCAACCCACACTTTTTATTTAATGTACTAAATACTATTGGTCGCCTGGCGTTTCTAGAAGATTCCAAGCGTACCGAAACCATGGTTCATGATTTTTCCGATATGATGCGCTATTTATTGCGCAAGAATAATAATGGCCTCATCACGCTTGGTCAGGAGATTAATTATGTAAATTGTTATATGTCAATTCAAAAAGTAAGGATGAACGATCGTTTTGATTATACTTTTGATATTTCCGATAAATATAATGATATTGTTTGCCCGTTTTTAATACTTCAACCTTTGGTCGAAAACTTCTTCAACTATGTTGTAGAACCGCGTGATACAAAAAGTCATATTATTCTTCGCGCGACCGATGATGGAAAAGATGTCATTATTGAAGTTACGGATAATGGTGATGGTATTTCCCAGGAAGACATTGAACACATTTTGTCAGGAAACCAGAACAGACAAAAAGGCGGCATAGGCATTAATAATATTAAAAATCGCCTTCAGTTATTATTTGGTGAAAGTTATGGGTTGAAAATAATCAGTCCTCATAAACCTATGCTAGGCACCACAATAAAAATACGATTCCCTTTAGTTACAGCTTAA
- a CDS encoding helix-turn-helix transcriptional regulator translates to MAKPSARTYSRYSRDAARLLGLMLRSARLGRNITVEELAERAGVSRGLVYRAEEGDMGCSIGAVFELATLVGVPLFTADQSTLALQIAGTEKTLSLLPRAVNHSRKVVDDDF, encoded by the coding sequence ATGGCCAAGCCTTCGGCTCGTACATACTCTCGCTACAGTCGTGATGCTGCTCGGTTGCTCGGGTTGATGCTCCGTAGCGCGAGGTTAGGACGTAATATAACGGTGGAAGAATTAGCCGAGCGTGCGGGCGTCTCACGCGGCTTGGTCTACCGTGCAGAGGAAGGGGATATGGGGTGCTCAATCGGCGCGGTTTTCGAGCTGGCGACCCTTGTCGGCGTTCCGCTGTTTACCGCAGATCAATCTACATTGGCACTCCAAATTGCAGGCACGGAGAAAACACTTTCCCTGCTACCGCGTGCTGTAAATCATTCCAGAAAGGTTGTGGATGATGACTTCTGA
- a CDS encoding MIP/aquaporin family protein encodes MSKSLKGPCIAEFLGTGLFMFFGTSVICAAKLAGASFGLWEICIVWGLGIALAVYLTAGISGAHLNPAVTISLWIFAHFDAKKVVPYILAQLAGAFCGAALTYLLYHNMFAEYEQAHQMVRGSQDSLFLASIFSTYPASSISVWLAALVEIVITSMLVGLIMALTDDGNGVPRGPLAPLLIGLLIAVIGAATAPLTGFAMNPARDFGPKLFTWLNGWGSVAMTGGRDIPYFLVPLIAPVIGGLLGAAIYRYGIGRYLPYAQASGK; translated from the coding sequence ATGAGTAAATCATTAAAAGGGCCATGTATTGCAGAGTTTCTTGGTACCGGATTATTTATGTTCTTCGGCACTAGCGTAATCTGCGCGGCAAAACTCGCTGGTGCCAGCTTTGGCCTTTGGGAAATATGTATAGTATGGGGTTTAGGCATTGCTCTCGCGGTCTATCTGACGGCTGGCATATCCGGCGCGCACCTTAACCCCGCCGTGACGATCTCGCTGTGGATATTTGCCCACTTTGATGCCAAAAAAGTCGTGCCTTATATTCTGGCGCAGCTAGCAGGGGCATTTTGTGGTGCCGCGCTCACCTATCTGCTCTACCACAATATGTTTGCCGAGTATGAACAAGCTCACCAGATGGTACGCGGTAGCCAGGATAGTCTGTTTCTGGCCAGCATCTTTTCTACTTATCCGGCATCGAGTATCAGCGTTTGGCTGGCCGCGCTTGTGGAAATTGTCATCACCTCCATGCTCGTTGGGCTCATTATGGCCCTGACCGATGACGGTAACGGCGTTCCCAGAGGGCCTCTTGCTCCACTGCTGATTGGTCTACTTATTGCGGTAATCGGTGCCGCGACCGCACCGCTGACTGGGTTTGCCATGAATCCCGCCCGCGATTTCGGTCCGAAACTTTTCACCTGGTTAAACGGCTGGGGATCGGTGGCAATGACTGGCGGCAGAGACATTCCCTACTTCCTTGTCCCTCTGATTGCACCAGTGATCGGTGGGCTCCTTGGTGCAGCCATTTATCGCTATGGTATCGGGCGCTATCTGCCTTATGCACAAGCAAGCGGTAAATAA
- a CDS encoding lysophospholipid acyltransferase family protein, producing the protein MFSLDAILQDLAPHRHTPPWQKTVLRSLLFENEMQQFARRYPHLKGLDLVEQILDYFNLNCEMVEGDLENIPSQGPVVLVANHPIGSLDGLALLRTVASVRPDVRIVASQLLSYVAPLKNLFFSVDNFNNRTKRQQISAIQQHLEGDGAIIVFPAGEVSRASLQGIRDGHWHNGFIRMASKARAPVVPIHIGGRNSTLFYLSSMVYRPLSTLLLVREMFGQRGQTLKLRIGARIPYASWNQGEWNANDLAARFRRHVYRLGQGKPGCFTGEKPIALAEDRVLLKRALSACETLGTTPDGKIVYLYRRGEEDYVPLLRELGRLREIAFRAVGEGSGQRRDLDSYDDDYLHLILWDDRELEIVGAYRFVSTANLIAEKGKSGLYSHSLFQYGDEMDPILASGIELGRSFIQPKYWGKRGLDYLWLGIGAYLARYPEHRYLFGPVSLSGTLPPHARDLLVAFYRLHFAPCQSLATSRRPYPASLPDVLKQFEGTDYQQDLTRLKSMLSNMGCAIPTLYKQYSELCEPGGVRFIDFGIDPDFNNCIDGLVLVDLQQLKTSRYQRYIAPFVGDNVS; encoded by the coding sequence ATGTTTAGCTTAGACGCCATTCTGCAAGATCTTGCCCCGCATCGCCATACGCCACCCTGGCAGAAAACGGTTTTGCGTTCTCTGCTGTTTGAAAATGAAATGCAGCAATTTGCCCGGCGTTATCCGCATTTGAAAGGATTGGATCTGGTCGAACAGATCCTTGATTACTTCAACCTCAATTGTGAAATGGTCGAGGGGGATTTAGAAAATATCCCCAGTCAGGGGCCGGTGGTGCTGGTTGCCAACCACCCGATTGGCTCACTGGACGGTCTGGCGCTACTGCGCACCGTCGCCAGCGTCAGGCCCGATGTCCGCATCGTCGCCAGCCAGCTCCTCTCTTATGTCGCCCCGCTCAAAAATCTGTTTTTTTCCGTCGATAACTTCAATAACCGTACCAAACGCCAGCAAATCAGCGCCATACAGCAGCATCTGGAAGGCGACGGCGCGATCATCGTGTTCCCGGCTGGTGAGGTTTCACGCGCCAGCCTGCAAGGGATCCGTGACGGTCACTGGCACAACGGGTTTATCCGCATGGCAAGTAAAGCCCGTGCGCCCGTGGTGCCCATCCATATCGGCGGACGCAACAGTACGCTGTTCTATCTCTCTTCCATGGTTTATCGCCCGCTGTCCACCCTCCTGCTGGTCAGAGAAATGTTCGGCCAGCGTGGGCAAACTCTCAAGCTGCGTATCGGTGCCAGAATTCCTTATGCATCCTGGAACCAGGGAGAATGGAACGCCAACGATCTGGCCGCCCGCTTCCGGCGACACGTTTATCGGTTAGGGCAAGGAAAGCCTGGCTGCTTTACCGGTGAGAAACCCATCGCGCTGGCCGAAGACCGCGTGCTGTTGAAGCGTGCGCTTTCAGCGTGTGAAACGTTGGGCACCACCCCGGATGGCAAGATAGTCTATCTGTATCGGCGCGGTGAAGAGGATTACGTGCCGCTATTGCGTGAACTCGGACGCCTGCGGGAAATTGCCTTTCGCGCTGTGGGCGAAGGCTCCGGCCAGCGTCGCGACCTGGACAGCTATGATGATGACTATCTGCACCTGATCCTGTGGGATGACCGTGAGTTGGAGATTGTCGGTGCCTATCGTTTTGTCTCGACGGCAAACCTGATCGCAGAAAAAGGGAAAAGCGGTCTCTATAGCCACAGTCTATTCCAGTACGGCGACGAAATGGACCCGATACTGGCATCAGGTATTGAGCTAGGACGCAGTTTTATTCAACCCAAATACTGGGGTAAACGCGGGCTGGATTATCTCTGGCTGGGTATTGGTGCCTATCTGGCGCGCTATCCAGAACACCGCTATCTGTTCGGTCCGGTATCGCTTTCTGGCACCTTGCCACCTCATGCACGCGATTTGCTGGTTGCTTTTTATCGTCTGCACTTCGCGCCCTGTCAGTCGCTGGCAACATCACGCCGCCCCTATCCAGCATCGCTGCCTGACGTGCTGAAGCAATTTGAAGGAACGGACTACCAGCAGGATCTCACGCGATTGAAAAGCATGCTCAGTAACATGGGGTGCGCCATTCCAACGCTCTACAAGCAGTATTCAGAGCTGTGTGAACCGGGAGGCGTGCGGTTTATCGACTTTGGTATCGATCCCGATTTCAATAACTGCATCGACGGCTTAGTGCTTGTCGATCTGCAACAGTTGAAAACATCACGCTATCAGCGCTATATCGCCCCTTTTGTCGGCGATAACGTCTCTTAA
- a CDS encoding methyl-accepting chemotaxis protein, with product MNMLNRIKLGNMLGMGFTLVIIISLLVAFFGRFQLVGLGNDINRLSGTTLANMLLIQEVKAGFDANARLIRNIALSTDPEKIRQEKQFVDEQIARNTANLKKLGQQLDTEGTSALLKQFQDTRPPYLAAFLKAMELVQSTDLQQRQQGNTIILNEMQTAQNALFKVLDAMTASQQQDTNEIVSRAQHNAQAGSVIMLILALAATAMAAVVAWLITRTLKKQLGGEPLYATHVARHVAEGNLAVDIDIKPGDHSSLLATMHHMSNSLGDIVEQVRQSSEAIASGSSQIAAGSENLSQRTEEQAASLQQTAASMEQMSQAIRQNADTVRNATRLASQTSETATKGGEALGDMVITMKEISVSSHKIRDIISVIDGIAFQTNILALNAAVEAARAGEQGRGFAVVAGEVRSLAQHSASAAKEISGLINTSVEKVEAGNRLVEETGSTIEELVRQARSVADLIGEIGTTTQEQESGIAQIHDAVNQLDQVTQQNATLVEESASAATSLREQSSHLVTLMNHFHLRNMPVARPTPMTKTAQPTRLVLAPVGNTQDNWEKF from the coding sequence ATGAATATGCTGAACAGAATCAAACTCGGTAACATGTTGGGTATGGGATTTACTCTGGTTATCATCATCAGTTTGCTGGTCGCATTCTTCGGACGGTTCCAACTGGTTGGGCTGGGTAACGACATCAACCGGCTTTCCGGCACCACATTAGCCAACATGCTGCTCATTCAGGAGGTTAAAGCCGGTTTTGATGCCAACGCCCGCCTTATCCGCAACATTGCACTGAGCACCGATCCTGAGAAAATTCGACAGGAAAAACAGTTCGTTGACGAACAAATCGCCCGCAATACCGCCAATCTGAAAAAGCTCGGGCAGCAGTTAGATACCGAAGGCACGAGTGCGCTTCTGAAACAGTTTCAGGACACGCGACCACCGTACCTTGCGGCCTTTTTGAAAGCCATGGAGCTGGTGCAATCCACCGATCTACAACAGCGCCAGCAAGGTAACACCATTATTCTTAACGAGATGCAAACCGCGCAAAACGCGCTGTTCAAAGTGCTGGATGCGATGACAGCCTCACAGCAGCAGGATACCAATGAGATTGTCAGCCGTGCGCAGCATAATGCGCAAGCCGGCAGCGTCATCATGTTGATTCTCGCCCTTGCGGCCACCGCGATGGCCGCAGTCGTGGCATGGCTGATCACCCGTACATTGAAAAAGCAGTTGGGCGGCGAACCACTGTATGCGACCCACGTTGCCCGGCATGTCGCTGAGGGCAATCTGGCCGTCGACATCGACATAAAACCGGGCGATCACAGCAGCCTGTTAGCTACCATGCATCACATGAGTAATAGCCTGGGAGATATCGTCGAACAGGTGCGACAAAGCAGCGAAGCGATCGCTTCAGGTTCTAGCCAGATCGCCGCTGGCAGTGAAAACCTTAGCCAACGCACGGAAGAGCAGGCTGCCAGTTTGCAGCAAACCGCCGCATCGATGGAGCAGATGAGTCAGGCCATTCGTCAGAATGCGGATACCGTGCGCAACGCCACTCGTCTCGCCAGCCAAACCAGCGAAACGGCAACGAAGGGCGGCGAGGCCCTCGGCGACATGGTCATTACGATGAAAGAGATCTCCGTCAGCTCGCACAAAATTCGAGATATCATCAGCGTGATTGACGGTATCGCCTTCCAGACCAATATTCTGGCGTTGAATGCGGCAGTCGAAGCCGCACGCGCAGGCGAACAGGGTCGCGGTTTCGCCGTCGTCGCCGGAGAGGTTCGTTCGCTGGCACAGCACTCTGCTTCCGCAGCCAAGGAGATCTCGGGGCTCATCAACACCAGCGTCGAAAAAGTGGAAGCGGGGAATCGTCTGGTCGAAGAAACGGGTAGCACCATCGAGGAGCTGGTACGTCAGGCGCGCAGCGTGGCGGATTTAATTGGCGAGATCGGGACAACGACGCAGGAGCAGGAATCCGGCATTGCGCAAATTCATGATGCCGTCAACCAGCTCGATCAGGTCACACAGCAGAACGCAACGCTGGTTGAAGAATCTGCCAGCGCGGCAACCAGCCTGCGCGAACAGTCATCCCATCTAGTGACACTCATGAACCATTTCCACCTGCGGAACATGCCAGTAGCCCGCCCAACGCCGATGACAAAGACCGCACAACCGACTCGCTTAGTGCTAGCACCCGTCGGTAACACACAGGATAACTGGGAAAAATTCTAG
- the metK gene encoding methionine adenosyltransferase, translating into MDEYLFTSESVAEGHPDKMADQISDAILDAYLLKDPWAKVACECLVKTGAVILAGEIASCAQVDIEQVVRSTVKSMGYDHSSKGFDATTCAVFCMLGKQSHDIAKGIRASDPTSLGAGDQGITFGYACNETPQLMPAPILYAHRLMERQALLRKTGLLSGLLPDAKSQVTLRYRNGLVQHVDTLVISTQHREDIPLTTLREAVIEEIVKPVIPARWLTSNTRLLINPAGAFIHGGPLADCGLTGRKIIVDTYGGAACHGGGAFSGKDPSKVDRSAAYAARYVAKNIVAAGLAARCEVQLAWAIGFSRPVSIRINTFGTSRLGQDHLEKLVTHHFDLSVYGMIKQLDLLAPRYRQTACYGHFGREIFPWELTDKATQLRDDATGLAPIPSLPH; encoded by the coding sequence ATGGACGAATACCTCTTTACCTCCGAATCGGTTGCCGAAGGGCATCCAGATAAAATGGCGGACCAGATTTCTGACGCAATCCTTGATGCTTACCTGCTAAAAGATCCCTGGGCTAAAGTCGCCTGTGAATGTCTGGTGAAAACAGGTGCGGTTATTCTTGCCGGTGAGATTGCTTCCTGCGCGCAGGTCGATATCGAACAGGTTGTACGCTCCACGGTGAAATCGATGGGTTATGACCACTCATCAAAAGGGTTTGATGCCACAACCTGTGCAGTTTTTTGCATGTTGGGTAAGCAATCTCATGATATCGCCAAAGGGATCCGCGCAAGCGACCCGACATCGCTCGGCGCAGGAGATCAGGGGATCACGTTTGGTTATGCCTGCAACGAAACCCCGCAACTGATGCCAGCCCCCATACTGTATGCGCATCGGCTGATGGAACGACAGGCGCTGTTGCGTAAAACCGGCCTACTCAGTGGATTATTGCCGGATGCCAAAAGTCAGGTCACGTTGCGGTATCGCAATGGCTTGGTTCAGCACGTCGATACCCTTGTTATCTCAACACAGCACCGTGAGGATATTCCGCTCACAACGCTACGTGAAGCCGTTATTGAAGAGATTGTTAAACCCGTTATCCCGGCTCGTTGGCTGACATCAAACACGCGTTTATTGATTAACCCCGCAGGCGCGTTTATTCATGGTGGACCACTCGCTGATTGTGGCCTAACCGGACGGAAAATCATTGTCGATACTTACGGCGGCGCCGCTTGCCATGGTGGAGGGGCGTTTTCTGGTAAAGATCCCTCTAAAGTCGATCGCTCGGCGGCTTATGCCGCGCGCTATGTAGCAAAGAATATTGTCGCGGCAGGTCTGGCAGCACGTTGCGAAGTTCAACTTGCCTGGGCTATTGGGTTTTCCCGACCCGTTTCTATCCGCATTAATACCTTTGGCACCTCTCGGTTGGGACAGGACCATCTGGAAAAATTGGTCACACACCATTTCGACCTGAGCGTTTACGGCATGATCAAGCAGCTTGATTTACTTGCGCCACGCTATCGTCAGACGGCTTGCTATGGCCATTTTGGCCGGGAAATATTCCCATGGGAATTAACCGATAAAGCCACTCAACTTCGCGACGATGCGACGGGTCTGGCACCCATTCCCTCTTTACCCCATTGA
- a CDS encoding citrate synthase has product MTVRTSTLTAEGQASIALEMRSGVLGKEAVDIRPLGEHGLCSYDPGFANTAGCESAITYIDAVNSVLLHRGFPVEQLAEQCDFTEVCYILLHGDAPSPEAYAEFANNITRHTLVHEQITRMFSGFRRDSHPMALMCAVVGALAAFYHDVLDIDNAEHRELAAVRLLSKMPTLAAMCYKYSIEQPSVYPRNSLSYTGNFLHMLFSVPAEKYEVNPVLERAMNRILILHADHGQCPSTMAVRASGSSGANPFACIAAGLASMWGPLHGGANEACMRMLEEIKTVDRVPEFVRRAKDRCDSFRLMGFGNSVYQHFDPRAAILRKTCYEVLGELGTEDSLLQVAMELEHIAMTDAYFLENKLYPSVDFYTSVILKAMGLPPSMFTVISTVGRTIGWIAHWDEMHKQQEISIYRPRQIYTGQPRRDYVSKKR; this is encoded by the coding sequence ATGACAGTCAGAACATCCACGTTGACGGCAGAAGGGCAGGCGAGTATTGCGCTGGAAATGCGTTCCGGCGTATTGGGGAAAGAGGCGGTGGATATTCGCCCACTCGGTGAACACGGGCTATGCAGTTATGATCCCGGCTTTGCCAATACGGCAGGATGCGAGTCGGCGATTACCTATATTGATGCAGTGAATAGCGTGTTACTGCATCGGGGATTCCCTGTCGAACAACTTGCCGAGCAGTGCGACTTTACTGAAGTCTGTTACATTCTGCTGCACGGCGACGCGCCTTCACCGGAGGCGTATGCCGAATTTGCCAATAACATTACCCGGCATACGCTGGTTCATGAGCAAATTACCCGGATGTTCAGCGGCTTTCGCCGTGATTCCCATCCGATGGCGCTGATGTGCGCGGTGGTCGGGGCGCTGGCCGCGTTCTATCACGATGTCTTGGATATCGATAACGCAGAGCACCGTGAGCTAGCGGCCGTGCGGCTGTTGTCAAAAATGCCGACGCTGGCGGCAATGTGCTACAAATATTCCATCGAACAGCCTTCTGTCTATCCGCGTAATTCCCTCTCCTATACTGGTAACTTCCTGCACATGTTGTTTTCAGTTCCGGCAGAGAAATATGAAGTCAATCCGGTGCTGGAACGGGCGATGAACCGCATCCTGATCCTGCATGCCGATCATGGTCAATGCCCGTCTACGATGGCGGTCAGAGCGTCTGGCTCTTCCGGTGCGAACCCGTTTGCCTGTATTGCGGCCGGGCTGGCGTCGATGTGGGGGCCGCTGCACGGTGGGGCGAACGAAGCCTGCATGCGCATGCTGGAAGAGATTAAAACGGTCGATCGCGTTCCTGAATTTGTACGGCGTGCGAAAGACCGCTGTGATTCATTCCGCCTGATGGGATTCGGTAACTCGGTCTACCAGCATTTCGATCCGCGTGCGGCGATCCTGCGTAAAACCTGTTACGAGGTGCTTGGTGAATTGGGTACGGAAGACAGCCTGTTGCAGGTGGCGATGGAACTGGAACATATCGCCATGACCGATGCTTATTTTCTGGAGAATAAACTTTATCCGAGCGTCGATTTCTATACCTCGGTCATCCTGAAAGCGATGGGGCTGCCGCCGTCAATGTTTACGGTTATTTCCACCGTGGGTAGGACGATCGGTTGGATCGCACATTGGGATGAAATGCACAAACAGCAGGAAATCAGCATTTATCGCCCACGCCAAATTTATACCGGACAGCCGCGCCGGGACTATGTTTCTAAAAAGAGGTAA
- a CDS encoding AraC family transcriptional regulator → MYNIVIVEDEYIESESLKRIISHCVENSVIHEAPTGRQAIQLIDQLSQIDMMFVDINIPLPNGNQVIEYLKKKNTTTKVIVTTANDDFDIVRHMLSLKVDDYLLKPVKQSILNDTIRKTLLVDEEAAAATREQRQNISDLISRCDYPAWHTFLFSILDAACTGQIFGDDRSKTMTDVLELVQQHLAGMGDKYAACRSNVSTVIQDIHQQGLPASHYWRVMNGLLSMSEDIFEQVFKNTCGNMDFVDRAKFHIEKNILSNLTLDDIAAKSFVSPCYLSRAFKKSMGTGFSSYITSRKISMAKSLLQFSDLKVNTIALELSWQDANYFCRIFKKEAGISPSDYRRIVSPEAC, encoded by the coding sequence ATGTATAACATTGTTATTGTCGAAGATGAGTATATTGAGTCGGAGTCGCTAAAACGCATTATTTCCCACTGTGTTGAGAACTCCGTCATTCATGAAGCGCCCACGGGAAGACAAGCTATCCAACTTATCGATCAACTGAGCCAAATCGATATGATGTTTGTCGATATCAACATCCCACTGCCTAATGGCAATCAGGTTATTGAATATCTTAAGAAGAAAAACACCACGACTAAAGTGATTGTGACGACGGCAAATGACGACTTCGATATCGTGCGCCATATGCTGAGCCTGAAAGTTGATGACTACCTGTTAAAACCGGTGAAGCAAAGTATTTTGAACGACACCATTCGTAAAACGTTATTGGTAGATGAAGAAGCCGCCGCAGCCACGCGTGAACAACGCCAAAATATTAGCGATCTCATTAGTCGTTGTGATTATCCTGCCTGGCATACTTTTTTATTCAGTATTCTTGACGCGGCTTGCACTGGACAAATATTCGGTGACGATCGTTCGAAAACGATGACTGATGTATTGGAATTGGTGCAACAACATCTCGCTGGAATGGGGGATAAATATGCAGCATGTCGCAGTAATGTTTCTACAGTTATTCAGGATATTCACCAGCAAGGGTTGCCAGCAAGCCATTACTGGCGCGTAATGAATGGATTATTAAGCATGAGTGAGGATATTTTTGAACAGGTATTTAAAAACACCTGTGGGAATATGGATTTTGTCGATCGGGCAAAATTTCATATCGAAAAAAATATCCTTAGCAACCTGACGCTGGATGACATCGCGGCAAAATCCTTCGTCAGCCCATGTTATTTGAGCCGGGCATTCAAAAAGAGTATGGGAACGGGGTTCTCAAGTTATATTACCAGCCGTAAGATTAGCATGGCGAAATCACTTCTACAGTTCAGTGATTTAAAAGTGAACACGATTGCACTGGAACTGTCCTGGCAGGATGCGAACTATTTTTGCCGAATCTTCAAGAAAGAGGCAGGTATTTCCCCTTCAGATTACCGCCGCATTGTTTCGCCAGAGGCATGCTGA